From the Coffea eugenioides isolate CCC68of chromosome 1, Ceug_1.0, whole genome shotgun sequence genome, the window atcttttcttgcttaatttgtaattttttcatgTTCATCTttattgattgatgattgatgtttGTTAGATAGATTATTAGTGAATCTGTATTTGTCTTTGCTCTTGTATTCTTATGCATTATTTGTTAGATTATTAGTGAATCTCTATCCCTTGTATTTCTCTTTTTATGCAGGTACTGATCTTTAATACTTATCCACTTTAAATTTCCattgttttgaaaaattttgttcAGAGATGGAGGACTCCAACTTCCACTAAACCATCGAGCATTCTTTTCTATTGTTTTATCTTTTATGTTATCTTTATCTCTTCTTCTTTAGCTCTGATGTTTTCATTCGTTTGTATATTGTGTTACTAATGAATTTGTAATCTTGATCTtgatgtttttttattttttttcctaaaacgGTAGAAATCTTTATTCATAATGAAGATGAAGTTACATGTTGAGCAAAGGCTCAATTTGAGACACACAAGAGTGTACTAATACATTGAGGATCTACACATTCCTCATCAAAAGTTATGTTTCGAGCAAGTTTGCTCAAACTTTTAGTCAGCCTACTATGTTTAACATCCTGCTTATCAAATGAGTATTTCCTAAACATTGAGCTAAGATTGATGATGTCCTCTAGATTTGCAGTAACTTTAATGTCCTTCGATGATGGCTTCTTAAATAGGTTTAGGATTTGATGGGATGATATCGGGACTTTGATACATTCCCACACTTGTTCCCATACCTTGCTCAGTactagcttgattgcttgcaaATAGTCCAGCAATATTGAACCAGTCGttctttcttttaatttacaTGCTGCTTTCCACTGGTTTTGGTTGTTCTTTGTTGAAATTCCAATCCCCATATGTTGTCCTTTATGTTGTCCCACTTCCACACATATTCCACGAGTactgttttcttcttcttctctttgaaTCTCTTCATTAGCTGCCTCTGTTTCTGAGATGCTCATCTGAGTTGGTATGTGTTAAACTTGTCTATTTTCTTCCCATTCCTTCACTGCTTTTTGTATTATATCCATTGGATGTCTGTCTTTGTCTTTGAACTCCTTTTCAGTTCTAGCCTTCTATATTTGCCACAGTATGTCCACTGTTAGAGCAATGTGTTCCCAGCCATCTGTCCTTTTCTTTGCTTCTAAGAGTTGTGTCCACTAGCACTTAAAGTTTCCTAAGTAATCCTGTTATCCATCCCATTAGAGGGGTGCCATTTTTCATATATCTTAAGCCTTCCTACAATGGAAGAAGAGATGTTCCACAGTCTCTACATCTAAGCCACAGTTCTTGCACACCATTTCCCTTTTTTCCTATCCTACTAAATAATGATTCTCTCACTGGTATTGCATGATTAAGGCATTTCCAGATAAAAAGTTTTTGTTTGTACTTGATTTTCAGTCTCCATAGTTGTTTCCaagctttttctttctctcttgcAAAGCTTGTCTCTCCATCCTTGTTGCCCTATTGTCCTTTCTGGCTTTTCTCACTGGTCATTGCTTCATAGGTAGATCTAACTGTGTACTGTCCAGTGCTGCTGTGACTCCAAAAGTAGCTATCTGGTCTTCCTGCTAAGCTTATAGGCATCTTCAGAATCTAACTTGTCTCATCAGCTCTGAAAGTCCTGAAAATGATATTTGTTTTCCATATGAAATTTGAGATCAGGTCTTCCACTTTGTTGAGCTTACAATCCTGAGGCTTGGGTGATGTTAGTTTTCCATCTCAATCATCCTGCATCCATGCATCCATGCATCCTCCCATATTCTTATACTCTTTCCATTGCCAATTTTCTTCCTTGCTCCCTTTTTGACCTCTTCTCTTGCTCCCACTAAACTTTGCCATATCCATGATGCATTCTTTTTCACCTTGCAGTTTAGAATTGAATCCTTGGGGTAGTATTTTGCTTTTAGAGCTTTGCTTAGCAGTAAGTTGGGACATGTCAGCAATCCCACACCTGTTTTCCCAGAAGAGACTTGTTGAATTTTTGAAGGTCTCTGAATCCTAATCATTTTTTATCCTTCCCTATTGGTAGCTTTTCCCATGAACACCAGTggacttttctttttccatcctCTTCCCCCCACCAGAAATTTGCCATCATTGAATTTATGTCCTTGCACAATCTTACTGGTAGTTTGAAGCATGGCATTGCATATGTAGGCATTGCCATAGTAACAGCTTTTAGGAGAATTTGTTAGATTATTAGTAATGGGTGTTTGATAGGTTATTAATGAATCTTTATCTATATTTCTCTTATTTGTATATACGACctcttatacagggattaatggggtatttaaataaacacaaaaaaaaataaaacaaagcaaAACACCACATTTATTACATATCCACTTTAAATTTCCATATTTTtcattgttttgaaatttttttttcagagtTTGAGGGACTCCAACTTCCATTAACTCATCCAGTATACTTTATCACCCTCAAAAAACACCACGGCAATCAGATAAATAGGGCAATTTCAAAGGGTAGATGGAAGTACAGTAGAGGCCTATTACCAGTCATGGTCAATGGGGTTCAAATTGGTTGGAAAAGGAATTTTGTTTTCCGTTCCTAgaataacaacaacaacaatctGTAGTGGCATCTGAGGGAATATACCACATTGAATGACGTAAGCTCTATGGTAGTGTTGTAGAAGAATTATGTTCAAGTTATTATGATATGAGATATATTCTGATGTTGTGTTGGCTGCAGGGGAACCAAATTCTTATATGTGGAATCACATGCAAATATGCTCCAGGTGCTCAGGGTAGAAGGGTAGGAAATCAGCTTCAGGTTGGTGGTGGTGTTCAGCTTCCTAATGAAGGCCATTCTGTTATAGGGCCATTAGACCAGTCGTGAATAGGTTGTTCGACGTTTCTTCTACACTTCTTTCTAATTTCTTTAGGCATGAGCAAAATTGCATTTTAGCAAAGAGAATGCTTATGAAATTTCATACACTGTCCTAACTGATGGCATGTGCAAGGAAAGGGAATTGAGCCATGTTGAGATGGTCGATAGAGAAATGACAGATGCTGGATTTGCTACTGACAAGCATTTTTACACTACTTGGATGGCAGTCAGAAATTGATGGTTAAAAAGGTTATTCTGCCTAATTTGTTTGCATATAGTTCCTTGATTTTTGGATTAACTAACAAAGGATTCATGATTGAAGCAAAACAAGTATTTGATGACATGTTAAAAAGGGGAATAAGTCCTGATCATGTAGTTTATGATATATTAATTAGAGGATATGCTAAGGAGGGCAATCAACCTACTATTTCATGTTTACTTGATGAGATGAGAATGAGAGGACTACTCTGCCCGATGATGGATGCAATCAGAAGTACATGTTGCATATTGCAGATAGCAGTTGATTGGAAATCTGTCAAGAAAGGTATAATCTTGGGCCAAATGTTTGAGCTGAGCTACTTGCAAAGCATGTAATGCTTGAGACTTTGTTTGATAGTGCAATTGCTTTCTTGAAGCATGTTTGCTGCTCATTCAAGACGAGAGAAAGTGTAAATCAGTGGGTTGCAAATATTAGGAGCACATCTAAAACAATTGGAGTACTAGTGGATTATTTTAGTACATTAGACTCGTAGAAATCCTTCTTTATAATGAATATATGGCCATTTTTTGTGATTTGATTATGGAAAAGAACTTAAATTTAAAACATTCTAAAACAATTGGAGTACTAGTGGATTATTTTAGTACATTAGACTAGTAGAAATCCTTCTTTACAATGAATATATGGCCATTTTTTGTGATTTGATTATGGAAAAGAACTTCAATTTAAAACATTCTAAAACAATTGGAGTACTAGTGGATTATTTTAGTACATTAGACTAGTAGAAATCCTTCTTTACAATGAATATATGGCCATTTTTTGTGATTTGATTATGGAAAAGAACTTCAATTTAAAACATTCTAATTGCAACTTAGAACAGtttgtctaaaaaaaaaaactatcgtGAGATATTGTAGTGTCATAAAAGACAACCATATCTGCACTTGTGACACCAATTaaatgtgtatttttttcaCATTCTTAACTATAAATATACACATATAGACCCACATTGATTTTCAAATCATATATATTGATTTGAAAGTAATGAAATCTTGAATCATACATAAATAAAATACTTTGTTACTTCTTATTTAATCACACACAAACATAAGCAGAGATGTCTGTGTAATCTCTCAGCTTAATTAAAGAGTAGTGTATACACGCTTTCATATGTATACAAATGAATATGCATGTGATAGTTACATTTTGCGTTGTATTATACGCATATTACACGTGCACACACAAGTCAAGGCAATTAATTGAAGGAGATTTATTATATATCCATGCTTCATGCTTACCTCTTTAATCAGAAAATGTGAAAAACTTGTGATTGTTATTACTTAGACAAGGTATACAAGCCCCACTAGAAAAATTAATGAGCTCCACTTTAGGACAAACCAAAAGTTGAGGGACTGAACAATCAGAAAATAGTGAGGACTAATTGCTTTTGCAATTTTTGCTTTTCCCGAGAGATAAAAACATTTTGAAATATGTAACATACTTTGTCAAGTATGGATGTTTTGCAAATATGTATAGTTGCTTATCTGTTTTGTGGAGGAATCATATTCCACATTTGCCCACATACGCAACACTTTTGGTGAATTGATACTTAGGCATGAATTGTTGTGAAGTTGAACAACTGTAGCTAGCAGAAATACAGCAACAACTTGACAATTTTCATCACAAAAGCAAATAGCACCGTTCCTTTTAATGACATTCCATCGAACTTTGGTCATGTATGACAAGAACATATGCAAGTTCTTATATAGAAAATAATCAGATATTCAGAATCAATCAGTCACAGTCCAAGTTGGTCCTTGAAAACTCAAAATTGATAGACAGGGTCAAAGGGACCTTATAAGGATAAAACAACTACCTTCATCTGCAAATCACGGGCTCAAGAATCTGAGTTACGTAGTTTTCGACTGCCTCTGATCACACAGTAAAATATGTCAATATCATCAAACATTTTTGCAATATGTTTCATAAGGGTCACagctaggggtggcaattttcgacatGACCCGAAAACAACCTAACACAAAATTAATGGATTTGGGTTGAGCCTTCATGGGTTCGGGTTGAAATTAGATTAGACTCGTCAGACCTGAAAAAAATCAGGTTGAGTCTAGATCAATCACGGGTTGACTCAGCTGACCAACTTAACCCGTTTacgaataaaaaataatttaataaatataaaaaaaatattttatcaaAATCCTAATTCCTAAAATATCTAATAAGTCTCTTGTTTGATTAAACTTCAAGTCTCAAATAGGAtctttatcaataaaattgcaTATGATCTATATGCAGAAATATGTAAATATCATCGCCATAGTTTGGTGATTTGGTGTttcatttttaatattttttcttaaacacAGGGTCTAGTAATCCGGCCGACTCGCATTCAATCCGGTGTACAATCCACAATTTGGCCATGGATTCGAAACCAAATTATGCAATCCGGCCAAGGATTCGAAACCAAGCTATGCAATCTGACATggatcatttttatttattcacAGGAAAATAAGGCAAACAAGAACAACCAAGAAAGGGATCCGGACTTCAATGAGCTTCAACCTCTTGCATGACTTGAACACGAGCTATGGTGAACACATTGTTCAGTAATCCAGCCTACTACGCATTCAATCTGGTGTACAATCCACAATCCGGTCATGGATTTATATGAAATCCAGCCATAGATTCGAAACCAAGTTACGAAATCCAGCCATGGATTAGAAACCAAGCTATGCAATGCAGCCATGGATTCGATGTTCgtatcatttttatttattcataGGAAAACAAGAACAACCAAGGAAGGGATCTGGACTTCAATGAGCTTCAACCTCTTGCACGACTTGAACACGAGTTATAGTGAACACATTGTTCAGTAATCCGGCCGACTACGCATTCAATTTGGTTACAATCCACAATCCGGCCATGGATTTATATGAAATCCGGCCATGGATTCGAAACCAAGTTATGAAATCTGGCCATGGATTCGAAACCAAGCTATGAAATCCGGCCATAAATTTGATGTTCgtatcatttttatttattcacAGGAAAATAGATGTTGAATTGGGCTTGCATTCCCATTGATGATTGTGAATAAACCAAACAACAAAATCAATAATCATTCCCATTGCTTTTCCtaaaccaaacacctgaaaaggAATAGCATAAACCTATTCCGAGTGAAGAGATTTTGATAGTGGTTATCATTGCCATTCCGGAGTGGCAACCAAACGGGTAATTAGTCTAATTAGTAGTAGTTCTATACTTCTGTTTTAGGTGATCAACTTATCATTAATTTGGCAGGTTGAAATACGTCAGGTTCGAGTGACCCGCGAACATTGCGATTCGTGTTCAGGTCAAGACACCTGACCTGATAAAATAAACGGGTCGTGTTCGCGTTGACGAGTTGTCTGGAATACCCGTGTCTGAACCCAACCCGTCAACCCATGACTCGATCTAATTGACACTCCTAGTCACAGCCCCAAATTTCAAACTTAGAAAGACAGGCAACTATGGACAAAGCTATAAAAGCATGAAATGTCAAAAAGAGGGGTCAGGGTTTGGAGAGCGTCGAATTGGAAGGCAGTGACTTGGTGGCATTAGGATATCAATACACTGCCATGTACAACAGAAACATACAAAATAAATGCCGTCAATAAAGGAAGATGAAATCAATGGACATCTGATAAAATAACTAGGTTGACCCTGCATCTTTGCAACAGGATAGTTCTCCTCCAAAAGGCACTTGATCTTCCTAAAGTCCAAACAGCAAAATTAACAAAACCACTGCCACTCTCAAATGTAAGTAAACCAGAGCAGAGACACATGTTAAGCACAGGATACAACACTCATGTGGAGCTCAGCCAATATCATATGCCAATTAATGCAtccaagccaaaaaaaaaatggacatGAAATGTTGGAGCTAGTCAAGATTATGTGCTTACAAGGTATTAATCACCAAACTGAACGGCTGATGCAACAACATCATCGACAGAGTTTGTAGCTTAACCTTGTGAATTCTTTGAACCAATGTGAAATATCTGCATGTAAAGAAAGGAGAAGGAAGAGAAAGAGTTGTAATGTACATTATCTGAAATTTTCAAGTTTAGCCCTTagcacaaaacaaaaaatatttaaagAAACTAACGGAACCTGAGCATATCTAGAACGGATAACATTCCCCAAAAACTGAGTTGTTTCTCATATATCATGTCTTTGATTGTTAATAAATCTGAACTTAAAAAATTTCCCAGTcagaaagacaaaaaaaaattaaaaaagaattgCATAATAACACAAGTGTTTTGACAGTATGAAATTCTAGACTCGATTAAATGGAAATTTGGTAGTCTTAAAGCAATGAGAAACAAAGAGAAATCTCCCTCCATAAACCCTTGCCGGACAAGCCTCATAACCCTCAAAGCAAGATATTGAGAGCACATTAAATGTATTCCTCATTACATAGACATCTTAGCAGTGAATTTAGCTAAAAACTAAATAGAACAACAACATGAAATCAGAAATACATACCTATATAAATAGGAAGAAACTAATTTGATAGAAAGACCTTGAATTGTAGCTGATTGGGCAGTTTGAGTGGCAGCCCTGAGGTGGTAACCAACTTGGGAATcatgggaaaaaaaatgaacattttAGTTTTGCAGGGTCTCACCTAACCAGTACTAGATAACAGAGCTACAAAACTTGCCCGATAAAGCCTTGTTTGGATCGAAGTGTCCCAAATGAAAAATTTTACGTTTTACGTGAccatattttttaatcatctttttactTCATGTATATTAAAtgattataatatatttttttacaaaaaatttaaaaaataacactCTAAATGGAACTGCCAAAATGAGTAAACTAAATCCTCGCCACCCTACCTTAACTCAACTCCATAACAGTACTGTACTGTCGCATCCAGACAAAATACCATTGAAATAAtgagaaaaatgagagaaaaggTCTTATTCCAACTTAAActtttacttttttaaaaaaaaaattggtattCAAAATGACTTCAGAATCAATCTCCACATTAAACAGATGTATTTACGATATTCTTTTCATACTTTCCTCTgagaataaataataaaaaaaagctCAATTGAGCTATTAAAATGGAAATCCAAATTTTCTAGCCTTAGAAATAACGGCAACAAATTTAGCAACAATACACATTTTTCATCATAGTGCATAGAATCTCTATCCTTGTCTAACTAATGAAAATTGCAAAACTAAGAAGAACCACCGTTACTGTCAATCGTTAAACGGTAACTCACAGCGAGCATTTACACATTAACACATACTCGATTGATTTTTTTCCTCAGAACTTTTGAATTAGCAGTAAACAAGAACTCAATAGAACCCAGCGAATGTATGTGGATGAAGGTACAATCAAAGTGCATTTCACAGCCGGTGCACAAAGACGAAGCCAAAAGTTAATTTATTCATGTGTCCCTGGCTTTCAAGTTGCagctaaaagtaaacaaatatttttctaaaacttttaattttttcttgcTGATTATTTTTTTCATTGCAACAAATTGAATTGATTGAAGATAACTCCTTTTCTATTACCCACCAAATTCAATTGTCTCTTTATACTTAATTGAGTATTGATATTACTATATCTGTTTTTTAAATGTAAAACTCTCACTAATAAGAAATTCTACTGGTTTTGCTTTTAATTTTTATCTTCTTGGCTTTGTGTTTGTACTTTGTGCATGATGCAAAGCTTCGATAAATCCAAAAATGCAATCAATATACATAAGCatggcactttttttttttttttttgcctaatTACAATGCGGCAAAGTCGGATGGTTAACGCTAGGCTAAGGCATTATAGTATTATTGAAAATGAAAagcatgaattttttattaAGAGGTGTTGATTTAGTCCCtttcaataaaaaattaattaatataGATGTCTGTGTCTCTATGCTGGCTAGATTCTCCATTAAATCATGCATGGTTATGAAGTCAATTATTTCTGTAATGGGTTTCTTTCTATACTCTAATATCCCTTGTTAAATGATAGGCATATGCAAGCAACAAGTTTACCATATGCATCAGCCAGTTACCAATACTTATGTGCCACCGCCAACTTTTAACTAGTGAAACACAGTGTTGCCACAATAAAGATTAAAGAAAATTGCATTGTTATATTGATGATATTAAAACAAATTGAACCACATTGCCACAACAAAACCATGTTTCAAATCCCAGCttaacttatatatatatatatatatttatagtcTCTATTTTTCTACGATGATCTTTTCATAGATATCAAAAAAGTTGTCTTTCTAATAATAGATAGCACTTGATTCAACATTAAAACACATCCCTCCAAACTACAACTACAGGTGATCCTACTTGGTGCTTACCGTCGGACCATGTCACCATACCCCACTCAGTCACCGCATTCCCTGGTGCCACCTCCAACTTGTCACCTTTAATTTGAACCACAAAACTCTGTTTTTGCCCTCTTGTGCTAAAATCCATCTTTGGTGGATTGACACTGACTCTCGAACCTTTGGGATTTGTTACCACCACGCTGTAGCTAGATGCCCCTTCCCCGACATTCGTCACAGTTCTTGTGACATTAAGATTAAAATCAGACATCTCTGTTTTGTCAAATACTACCACAATCGCAGGATAATTTATATCCCAAGGCATGTTATGCTTCCGTGGGCACTTTGCACCATGTCGAGTAATTTCTTTAATTGCCTCACGGCTGTAATTAGAGGCACAGAGAAAATTCACGAAATCAATGGATGACAAATCATATACCAGGCCTGGATCAAGTGCTTTCTCAGGGTTTACATGGCCTGCACCCGTATCCCAGACTGTGGATTCCTGGTACGATGTTTCGTCTAGTAGAGGCCTGCCATCGCGATCATGCATGTATGCCGTTGTCATAAGAGCTGATCGGGTCATCGCCGGTGACCAGTCAGGATGTGCTCCTTTGAGCAACGCTGCTATGCCAGACACGTGAGGACAAGACATGGAAGTTCCTGAAACTATGTTAAAATTTGTACGACGCGTGTCCGTGGGTAGCTCAGTAGGTGACACGCCATCCGGCCATGCTGCTAAGATGTTGACACCTGGCGCAATGATATCTGGCTTGAGAACATAGATTGATTCACCATTGGGACCCCTAGACGAGAATGATGCGACCACCGGCGCCGGTTTTACTCCGACCTGTGTCCCTCGGAAAACCATCGTTGCTCGAGGATCAGGGGTTGAGTTTATATATGCCCGAACATTATTACCATCTGATTCACCCAGAGCTAGTCCTGGGATTAAGTGGGCATCTGCGATGAGACCTTCGCCTAGTGGTGCAACATTGGCGACAATTACACCTAATCCACCAGCCATCCTCACAACTTCTCCTTTTGCAACGCGTGGAGAGCCACCTCGATCACACACCACTATCTTTCCCTTTACTTTCTTTGTGTCAAGAGAGCCAGGCATGCAAATACCGGCAGAGAAGCTACTAAAATGACCAGGAGTACCATGGCTTAAATCTATGGAGGCATTTCCCCCATATATCAATGGTAAAGGTGTTCTTTGGAAAGAGCGGTGGCCATGATATATGGCTGATCCTCTTAGTACTTGCCCATCTTTAAGCACAAGATTGGCTGGGAATTTTCGGTCAATTGTGCTAGCACCAACACTAGTGATCCAGGGAGCCACGTTTGTGACTGTAAACTTGTTTGGACCTTCATTTCCTGCAGAAGCAGAAACAAAAACACCTTTCTCCATAGCCCCAAAGGCCCCAATTGCAATTGGATCGAGATTGTAGGTTGCAGCTCCGCCGCCAACGGAGATGGAAATGACGTCGACACCATCCTCAACAGCCTTATCAAAAGCTGCAAGGATATCAGATTCCATACAACCTCTTTTCCAGCATATTTTGTACACTGCAATACGTGCTTTGGGAGCCATCCCTGCGGCGACGCCTGTGGCGAAACCAAGTAAGGTGGCATTGCTAACTGCTCTTCCTGCAGCTGTGGCAGCTGTGTGAGTGCCATGGCCGTCAGTGTCCCGCGGAGACATTACCTCAATGCTCTGGTCCATTCTGCCATTTCTAGCTTCATAACCAGAGGCAAAGTACCGAGCACCGATGATCTTCTTGTTGCAATGGTTTTTCGTGAACTTTTCACCTTCAGTGCACTCGCCTTTCCAGTGACTCGGGATAGGACCGAGGCCTTCATCATGAAAACTCCGATGTTCAGGCCAAATACCGGTGTCTAAAAGTCCTATCACAATATTAGATCCTGAATCAGAATCTTTCAAGAGCCCAGCTGGGTTGTCAGAAGATGAAATTCCTAGAAATTGAGGTGACCGGGTGGTTTGGAGTTGGCGAAGTTTGTCAGGTAATACAGCAAGAACACCAGGGCGGTTTTTGAGCTCTTGCACCTGTTTTAGCGTGAGTCTAGCAGAGAAGCcatgaaaaacagttttgtagGCATGGAGGAAATCTTGGGATTTTTTTCTTGTATGGGAAATTTTAGGCTCTTGATCAAATGCCTGTGAAGTTGAATCCAGGCTTTGAAGAGTAGCACTGTACCATTCTTCAGGATCAGAAAACGCAGATGGTTTTAAGTCATTTTGGATTCTGATGATGTAGGTTTGAGCATCTGTTTCACCACTGCTACTTTCAACAGAAGCAAGGATGAACACGAGGAAAGTGACAGGAAAAAGTGCCCAAAACTGACTCATTCGGATCTAGTAGGATTAAGACTGGGAGATGGagcaagaaaagaagacaaTAATAGTTCATGATTATGGAAGAATTGACAATTTATAGGCTATAAGAGTATTGAAAAAGTGCAGAAAAATGAGGAAAGAATCAAAGTAGTGTTCAACATTGGAGCGTTAATTCGAGGAAGGGTCTAAAGAATGCCTGGACAAATTGCATGGTGATTCCCAGTTGGAAAATGGGATGTTACAGCGAGAAAAGTGAGACTATTCACGTCACTCATAGCTAAGGCTTTATCAATATGGCAAAATTTTTTGGCATTACACAAATTGCTGATGTAACAATGCTTGGGAAATCCACTGGCCACCTCGAAGGGAGTATGGATGATTTGTCGTCACTCGTCAGTTTCCTGAGTCATATTCATGTTTGTCAACAAAAGGAAGAAGATGGGGCAGtaacagtttttttttctctaggTAAGCGTGACAAATCAAGGTTGGTTTCAAATGTGAATATACGACTTCTTCATCTTCAACAAAGGTCGTGTATTCGATAAGCAACTTATGATTATAGAACATGCCCTTTCCGGCTCGTGACGGTAATCGACGTCGAATTTatctaaatttttttcttaaaaaaataaaaaaagaaaagaagatgaTTTCAAGCATTGGCATGTTTTTAAGTGTGAAAAGTTTAAATCCGTTGTACAAAAGCTAATGAGAATTAACAAGTAACTATTCTGCAAGGCAAAATTAATACTCTCTAATCATGAGTTGCTTACTGTAGATATAGGTTGATGATTATAATGTGCAGTGTGGCACcatattttactttattttatgaATTTGGAGGAAATATTCCAATATCATTAGGCTCGAAAACTATAGGATGAGGTAATGCACAGTTGATTAGAGGACATATAGATCGGCCATTAGGCCTGTGGTGATCAAACTAAGGATGTGCTCCTTCAAAAAATAGCTGTTCAAATAGGGTGtgatggcttttttttttttttcttttttttggtttattaaCCTTCAGGTTTTACAAGTGAATATTGACCAAATGAAAATCGGTATTGTCTTCATTAtcgattaaatcaaatttgaattGCTATTGGTGGAGGATCATCTGATTTCATTGCTGTTTTAATAGATGAACTGTACCATATATACTGTTCCATGTACAACAATTAACCTATTTTGTGAGATATTGTAGTGTCATAAAAGATAACCATATATGCACTTGTGACACCAATTAAATGTATACTTTTTTTCACGTTCTTAACTATAAATATACACATATAGAGGCACATTGATTTGCAAATCATATATATTGATTTGAAAGTAATTAATTCTTGAatcatatataaataaaataccTTGTTGCTTCTTATTTAATCACACACAAACATAAGCAGAGATGCATGTATAATCTCTCTGCTTGATTAAAGAGTAGTGTATACACACTCTCATATGTCTACAAATGAATATGTATGTGACAGTTACATATCGTGTTGTATTATACACATATAAGATATTACACGTGCATACACAAATCAAGGCAATTAATAGAAGGAGATCGATTTATTAAATATCCATGCTAATTACCCCTTTAATCAATAAAATGTGAAAAACATGTGATTGTTACTCcttccgtcccactttgatagtcctgttttcctttttcgtctgttccaaattgtagtccactttccaattgaagaatgtagttgtattttaattttcctaaaatacccttattcaatgtaagttattgttactataaacctaccccatttcttgagagtttattttttttttaccatcaattcaagtttccataagatgtactctaattaatgtgagggtattttaggaaaatagctacctaaattgattgttccaacaaagttaactactttttcttaaactgtgtgaaaaaacaACTAGGACTATCAAAGTAGGACCGATGGAGTATTACTTA encodes:
- the LOC113772778 gene encoding subtilisin-like protease SBT1.5 gives rise to the protein MSQFWALFPVTFLVFILASVESSSGETDAQTYIIRIQNDLKPSAFSDPEEWYSATLQSLDSTSQAFDQEPKISHTRKKSQDFLHAYKTVFHGFSARLTLKQVQELKNRPGVLAVLPDKLRQLQTTRSPQFLGISSSDNPAGLLKDSDSGSNIVIGLLDTGIWPEHRSFHDEGLGPIPSHWKGECTEGEKFTKNHCNKKIIGARYFASGYEARNGRMDQSIEVMSPRDTDGHGTHTAATAAGRAVSNATLLGFATGVAAGMAPKARIAVYKICWKRGCMESDILAAFDKAVEDGVDVISISVGGGAATYNLDPIAIGAFGAMEKGVFVSASAGNEGPNKFTVTNVAPWITSVGASTIDRKFPANLVLKDGQVLRGSAIYHGHRSFQRTPLPLIYGGNASIDLSHGTPGHFSSFSAGICMPGSLDTKKVKGKIVVCDRGGSPRVAKGEVVRMAGGLGVIVANVAPLGEGLIADAHLIPGLALGESDGNNVRAYINSTPDPRATMVFRGTQVGVKPAPVVASFSSRGPNGESIYVLKPDIIAPGVNILAAWPDGVSPTELPTDTRRTNFNIVSGTSMSCPHVSGIAALLKGAHPDWSPAMTRSALMTTAYMHDRDGRPLLDETSYQESTVWDTGAGHVNPEKALDPGLVYDLSSIDFVNFLCASNYSREAIKEITRHGAKCPRKHNMPWDINYPAIVVVFDKTEMSDFNLNVTRTVTNVGEGASSYSVVVTNPKGSRVSVNPPKMDFSTRGQKQSFVVQIKGDKLEVAPGNAVTEWGMVTWSDGKHQVGSPVVVVWRDVF